The sequence CGCGGTCCACCCTCGGAACGGCCACGGACGTCAACGCGATGCTGCGGATCCTGTTCAGCCGCGTGGGGGAGCCGCACATCGGCCCGCCCAACGCCTTCTCCTTCAATGTGCCCTCGGTGTCCGCTTCCGGGGCCATCACGGTGGAACGTGGGGGCAAGACCATCGCGGAGAAGGCGAGCTTCAACCGTCTTGGCGGCATGTGCTCCCGCTGCGAAGGGCGGGGCGCGGTCACTGACTTCGACCTCACCGCCCTTTACGACGAAGAGCTGTCCCTCCGCGAGGGCGCACTGACGATCCCCGGCTACTCCATGGACGGCTGGTACGGCCGGATCTTCGAGGGCTCCGGGTACTTCGACATGGACAAGCCGATCAAGAAGTACACCAAGAAGCAGTTGCACGACCTGCTGTACCGTGAGGCCACCAAGATCAAGGTCGAGGGCATCAATCTGACCTATCTCGGTCTGATCCCGCAGATCCAGAAGTCCATGCTGGTCAAGGACCGGGATGCCATGCAGCCGCATATCCGCCGCTTCGTGGACCGGGCCGTCACCTTCACCACCTGCCCGGACTGCGAGGGCACCCGGCTGGCCGAGGAGGCCCGCTCGGTGCGGATCAACGGCAAGAACATCGCCGAGCTGTGCCAGATGCAGATCTCCGACCTCGCTGCGTGGCTCCGGGGCCTTGACCTGCCCGCCGCTGCCCCGTTGCTGGCGAACCTGGCCGACACCCTGGACTCCTTCGTGGACATCGGCCTGGGCTACCTCAGCCTCGACCGCCCCGCCGGCACGCTGTCCGGGGGCGAGGCCCAGCGCACGAAGATGATCCGCCACCTGGGATCCTCGCTGACCGATGTCACCTACGTCTTCGACGAGCCCACGATCGGATTGCACCCGCACGACATCGAGAAGATGAACCAGTTGCTGCTCGAGCTGCGGGACAAGGGCAACACCGTCCTGGTGGTCGAGCACAAGCCGGAGACCATCCGGATCGCCGACCATGTAGTGGACCTCGGCCCGCATGCCGGGACCGATGGCGGCCAAATCACCTTCCAAGGCGACCTGGACGGCCTGCGTGCCTCGGACACCCTCACCGGACGGCACCTGGACGACCGTGCCCGCCTCAAGGAGTCGGTGCGGACGGCCACCGGTCACCTCGAGGTCCGCGGGGCGGACGCCAACAACCTGCAGGACGTCGACGTCGACCTGCCCACGGGCGTGCTGGTGGCCGTCACCGGGGTGGCCGGCTCCGGCAAGAGTTCGCTGATCCACGGTTCGGTGGCCGGCCGCGAGGGCGTGGTGGTGGTGGACCAGTCCGCCATCAAGGGCTCCCGCCGTTCCAACCCGGCTACCTACACCGGACTGTTGGAGCCGATCCGCAAGGCCTTCGCCAAGGCCAACGGGGTCAAGCCGGCCCTGTTCAGCGCCAACTCCGAGGGCGCTTGCCCCACCTGCAAGGGCGCGGGCGTGATCTACACCGAGCTGGGGTTCATGTCCACGGTGGCCTCCACCTGCCAGGACTGTGACGGGCGGCGCTACCAGGCCGCGGTCCTGGAGTACCGCTTCGGTCCCGACGGTGGGCAGAACATCGCCGAGGTCCTCGGAATGTCCGTGGCCCAGGCCGAGGAGTTCTTCGCCAAAAGCGAGGCCCGACTCCCCGCAGCCCACAAGATCCTGGTGCGCCTGGCCGACGTCGGGCTCGGATACCTGAAGCTGGGCCAGCCCCTCACGACGCTCTCGGGCGGCGAGCGGCAACGGCTCAAGCTGGCGAACGAGATGGGGGAGAAGGGCGAGGTCTACATCCTCGACGAGCCGACCACCGGCCTGCACCTGGCTGACGTCGAGAACCTCCTGGGCCTACTGGACCGTCTCGTGGACTCGGGCAAGACCGTGATCGTCATCGAGCATCACCAGGCGGTGATGGCCCATGCCGACTGGATCGTCGACCTGGGTCCGGGTGCCGGGCACGACGGCGGCTGCGTCGTCTTCGAGGGCACGCCGGCCGACTTAGTGGCAGGGGCAGGAACCCGGCGCGAGACCCTGACCGGACGGCACCTGGCCGAGTACGTCGGGTCATAGCCGCCAGGGGCCAGCTTCCGGCTGCCGCCGTCCCATTGCACTCTTGGAAGCGGCCATCGCATGTCCGAGGAGTGCCCAGAATGCGCTGCGGATCTCCGGCGTCATCCGTCGGCGTGCTGATGTTGTGGATATCTGTGATGTGGTTCATGGGGGTCTGTTTAGACTGTGGGGCAGTGCTGGATGGGCGGGATCTGTCCGGGCTGCAGTGTTGATGAGTGTTGGCAAGCCGTGGGGACGGCGTACTGCCTCGTCTGGGAGCGAGTTGGTTTCCGGGTTCGTGGTCGGTGGCCCTGTGGCCCTGAGGGAGGGGTCTACATGACCGATCCGGTGAATCGTCCTGTTCGACTGGCTGGTCTGGCCGGTGTGGTGGCGGTGGGTTTGGTGTTGGCTGGGTGTTCTGGTGATGGGGGAGAGGGGGCGTCCTCCTCCGCTGCGCCGAGTGCTACAGAGGTCTCGACCGGTTCTGCGTCGCCAACTGGTACTGGATCCGACAGCGCGTCGCCGAGTTCGTCCGCGTCGGGATCGTATGAGCCGGCCACCGAGACATCCCCGGCCAAGAACGTGCCGGTTCCCGAGATACCCGAAGCGGCAAAGGAGCCGACCGAAGAAGGGCTGGAAGCCGCAGTCGAGTTCTGGTGGGGCAGCGCTTCGTACTTGAAGTCGACGGGAGAAGCCGACCTTCTGAGTCAAGTCTCCGGAGATGGATGTGAACTGTGCCAACGCCAGATCGAAATCTGGGACTGGGTATACCAGGAGGGCGGCTGGGCGATGGCTGACGACGCCCAGGTCAATGAATCAATTGCACGCGTAGAAGACGATCAGACCAACGGCAGCTTTGTCACGCAGGTCACTGAATCAAGTATTCAAGTTTACAAGCCTGATGGATCGATAGCCGACGAGGCGTCAGCGATGGAGGAATCCGAATCCAACTGGTCCGGATCAGCAGTATTTGATGCTGAAGCCAAGGCGTGGAAAATCACCGCCATGGAAGTCCTGGAGTAATTCATGAACAGAGGCGTCGGTTACCACTTGGCCACTTGGACGATCTTGAGTGCCTTGGTCACCCGACTTGGCTCACTCTTCGGTGATTCGGTCGCTTTGGGCTCATAGTTCCGCGTGATTCCGGGGTTCTTGGTCGCGGGGTGGGGCACTAGCCGGGGTGGTTCTAGGCTGTTGAGGGTGTACATCCGGCGGGTGAAGACGAGCTCCGGGGCGACCGCGGTGCAGATCGCGCAGAAGCGCCACGGCAAGCGGGAGATCCTTGAACACCTCGGGTCGGCCCACGACGAGGTGACCCTGGCCTCGCTGGAACAGGTGGCGCGGGAGAAAATCCAGGCCGGGCAGATGGCTTTCGACCTCGACCTGCACACCGATGACACCACCACGGCCCCCGCCAAAGGCGTGGATGCCGGTGGCGGGCTGGTGCTGCACGGGACCCGACCCAGGGTGCTGTGGGAAGTGCTGGAGCAGGCCTACGAGAGGATCGGATTCACCGGCGCCGTGAACGACGAGGTCCTCAAGCAACTGGTGCTGGCCCGGGTGATCGAACCAACCTCGAAGCTGGACTCTCTGCGGGTGTTGGCCGAGCTGAACGTGGAGAACGCGCCTTCCTATGCCACGCTCAAGCGCCATCTGGCCCGCTGCGTTCCTGACAACTGGCGGGACCTGCTCTCCTCGGCGGCCTACCGGTTCGCCGCAGACGGTGGCGCGGTCAGCGTGTGCCTATACGACGTGACGACCCTGTATTTCGAGGCCGACGAGGAAGACGAACTACGCAAGTCAGGGTTCTCCAAAGAACGCCGGATCGACCCCCAGATCCTCGTCGGACTGCTGGTCGACCGGCACGGGTTCCCGCTGGAGCTGCACTTCTTCGAGGGCAACAAGGCCGAGACCCGGACCATGATCCCCGTGTTGGACGCCTTCCGGGATCGCCACCAGGTGCAGGACATGCTGGTGGTGGCTGATGCCGGCATGCTCTCCTGGGCGAACATCCAGGCCCTGGAGGAGGCCGGATACCAGTACATCGTCGGCTCGAGGAACGCCAAGGCCCCCATGGACCTGGCCAAGACGTTCGCCACGACGGGCAACCACTTCGCCGATGGCCAGGTCATCGAGACCACCACTGAGTTGAAGAAGGGCACCGAGTCCTCACGGCGGCGCGCGGTCTGGCAGTACCGGCTGGCCCGCGAACACCGCGACCGGCGCAACCACACGTTGCAGGTCCAGCGGGCCGAGGACATCGCCGCCGGCCGCAAGGCCCAGCGCAAGGCTCGGTTCCTAACCACGGGCCAGCGAAAGTCCCTGACCGTGGACTATGAGGCGGCCAAGGCCGCCGAGCAGCTCTTCGGGCTCAAGGGCTACGTGACGAACACCAGCATGAAGGTACTCTCCGGGGCCGAGGTCGTGGCTGCCTATCACTCACTGTTCGAGGTCGAGGCCTCATTCCGGATGGCCAAATCCGACCTGCGGGCCCGCCCGATCTTCCACCACACCCGGGATGCGATCGAGGCCCACCTGACCATTGTGTTCTGCGCCCTGGCCGTAGGCCGACACCTCCAGACGGCCACCGGAATGAGCCTGCGCCGGATCATCAAGACACTCCAACCCCTCCGAGAGGGCCTGGTCGAGATCAACGGGACCATCGCCACCATCCCCGCAGCCCTCACCCCCGAAGCCAAGGAAATCCTCAAGACCCTGCCTGAAAAATCAGGGCACTAGGAATGAGCCAAGTCGGGTTTGATGCTGAAGCCAAGGCGTGGAAAATCACCGCCATGGAAGTCCTGGAGTAATTCATGAACAGAGGCGTCGGTTACCACTTGGCCACTTGGACGATCTTGAGTGCCTTGGTCATTTCCGGATTCATGCATGGGTCCCCACCAGCTCTAGCCGTTCAGGTGTCGGCGAGCATGTGTTGGGAGTGCTTCGACGGTCAGGTCGACAAGGATTCACTACATGTGGGTGGCGACCAACGGATTCCCGGTTCAGACGGAGGAGCGGCATCAGAAGCAGCCCAGCCTGAGACTCAATCAAACAATTCTTCCAATATTGGCGCCCCGGCTCTTGGAGATGCACAACCACCAGCGGCGGGTGCTGAGAACGAAGACTCCTTACTAGAGGTTGTTCAGTCCTTCTGTCTCGACAAACAAGGAGAGGCACAAGCAAGTTGCCTGGAGAATGAGAGAACTGTTTGTACCGAGCCCGGAAGTCAGCTCGTCAGCCGTCGATACGTGAATGAAGAACTGACTTTCAATCGCATCGGTCTTCCGTATTGCTCGAGTCCGGATGAACCGATGGTCTCGTCGTCTGCAGAGGAACCTCCGCCGATGCCGGTGGTGACGCTCTCTGATTTCCGTGCCTTGGATATCGCTCCCTCGGACATCGAATCTGATTCCGGTGGCTTTGGTCTGATCCGGGGGAACACGAACTTCTTCGCGACCGAGGAGGATCAGACGCTGAACACCACGATGCTGGGTCAGCAGGTGGCGATCCAGGCGGTGCCGGTGCAGTGGACCTGGGACTACGGGGACGGCTCGGAACAGTTGTCGAATCCGTACCCGGGTGGGCCGCAGCTGGAGTTCAACCAGGAGACCACCACCAGCCACGTCTACAAGGACACCGGCCAATACCCGGTGGGGCTGACGACGTCCTACCGGGGCCAGTTCTCGGTCAACGAGGGCCCCTGGATCGCGATCCCGGGCACCGCCGAGGTCCCGAGCGAACCGGTCACCGCGGACATCTGGCGATCCAAGTCCAAGAACGTCGCCGAAGACTGCCACGAGAACCCCGAAGGCTGGGCCTGCGGCAACCCCTTCGTCGAGGGATAGTCGAGCGCTGGCGCAGGGGATATGAGAGCGACCGCCGCGTTATCGGGACTGGAGGTCTCGGCGGCGGTAGCCCCAG comes from Citricoccus muralis and encodes:
- a CDS encoding IS1634 family transposase, which codes for MRVYIRRVKTSSGATAVQIAQKRHGKREILEHLGSAHDEVTLASLEQVAREKIQAGQMAFDLDLHTDDTTTAPAKGVDAGGGLVLHGTRPRVLWEVLEQAYERIGFTGAVNDEVLKQLVLARVIEPTSKLDSLRVLAELNVENAPSYATLKRHLARCVPDNWRDLLSSAAYRFAADGGAVSVCLYDVTTLYFEADEEDELRKSGFSKERRIDPQILVGLLVDRHGFPLELHFFEGNKAETRTMIPVLDAFRDRHQVQDMLVVADAGMLSWANIQALEEAGYQYIVGSRNAKAPMDLAKTFATTGNHFADGQVIETTTELKKGTESSRRRAVWQYRLAREHRDRRNHTLQVQRAEDIAAGRKAQRKARFLTTGQRKSLTVDYEAAKAAEQLFGLKGYVTNTSMKVLSGAEVVAAYHSLFEVEASFRMAKSDLRARPIFHHTRDAIEAHLTIVFCALAVGRHLQTATGMSLRRIIKTLQPLREGLVEINGTIATIPAALTPEAKEILKTLPEKSGH
- a CDS encoding PKD domain-containing protein; translation: MPVVTLSDFRALDIAPSDIESDSGGFGLIRGNTNFFATEEDQTLNTTMLGQQVAIQAVPVQWTWDYGDGSEQLSNPYPGGPQLEFNQETTTSHVYKDTGQYPVGLTTSYRGQFSVNEGPWIAIPGTAEVPSEPVTADIWRSKSKNVAEDCHENPEGWACGNPFVEG
- a CDS encoding ATP-binding cassette domain-containing protein, which produces MSTSTDQSTGTATVHEADTHDTIRVVGARQNNLKDVSVDLPKRRLTVFTGVSGSGKSSLVFGTIAAESQRLINETYSSFVQGFMPSMDRPEVDVLEGLTTAIIVDQERMGANPRSTLGTATDVNAMLRILFSRVGEPHIGPPNAFSFNVPSVSASGAITVERGGKTIAEKASFNRLGGMCSRCEGRGAVTDFDLTALYDEELSLREGALTIPGYSMDGWYGRIFEGSGYFDMDKPIKKYTKKQLHDLLYREATKIKVEGINLTYLGLIPQIQKSMLVKDRDAMQPHIRRFVDRAVTFTTCPDCEGTRLAEEARSVRINGKNIAELCQMQISDLAAWLRGLDLPAAAPLLANLADTLDSFVDIGLGYLSLDRPAGTLSGGEAQRTKMIRHLGSSLTDVTYVFDEPTIGLHPHDIEKMNQLLLELRDKGNTVLVVEHKPETIRIADHVVDLGPHAGTDGGQITFQGDLDGLRASDTLTGRHLDDRARLKESVRTATGHLEVRGADANNLQDVDVDLPTGVLVAVTGVAGSGKSSLIHGSVAGREGVVVVDQSAIKGSRRSNPATYTGLLEPIRKAFAKANGVKPALFSANSEGACPTCKGAGVIYTELGFMSTVASTCQDCDGRRYQAAVLEYRFGPDGGQNIAEVLGMSVAQAEEFFAKSEARLPAAHKILVRLADVGLGYLKLGQPLTTLSGGERQRLKLANEMGEKGEVYILDEPTTGLHLADVENLLGLLDRLVDSGKTVIVIEHHQAVMAHADWIVDLGPGAGHDGGCVVFEGTPADLVAGAGTRRETLTGRHLAEYVGS
- a CDS encoding DUF6318 family protein produces the protein MTDPVNRPVRLAGLAGVVAVGLVLAGCSGDGGEGASSSAAPSATEVSTGSASPTGTGSDSASPSSSASGSYEPATETSPAKNVPVPEIPEAAKEPTEEGLEAAVEFWWGSASYLKSTGEADLLSQVSGDGCELCQRQIEIWDWVYQEGGWAMADDAQVNESIARVEDDQTNGSFVTQVTESSIQVYKPDGSIADEASAMEESESNWSGSAVFDAEAKAWKITAMEVLE